GGACCGGTGGAGTTCGGAGGTCCCGGCTTCGTCGTGATGGCGGGCCCCTGCGCGGTGGAAGGCGCCGAACAGGTGCAGCACGCGGCGTCGGTGGTGGCCGCGGCGGGCGCCCACGTCCTGCGCGGTGGCGTATTCAAGCCTCGCACCAGTCCCTACGCATTCCAGGGCATGGGCGAGCCGGGCCTGCACGTGCTGGCGGAGGCGGGAAAGCGCCACGGCATGCCCATCATCAGTGAGGTGATGGAGCAGGCGCAGATTCCGCTCATGGAGGAGTCCACGGACATCCTCCAGGTGGGCGCGCGAAACATGCAGAACTACTCGCTGCTACGAGCGCTGGGAAAGGTGCGCAAGCCGGTGCTGCTCAAGCGCGGCCTGGCGGCGACCCTTCAAGAGTGGCTGCTGGCGGCCGAGTACATCCTCGACGGTGGCAACGAAGCGGTGATGCTGTGCGAGCGCGGCATCCGCACCTTCGAGACCGAGCTGCGCAACACGCTGGACCTGGCGGCGGTGGCCTGGGCGAAGCAGCGCACCCATCTGCCCGTCATCGTCGACCCCTCGCATGCGACGGGCGACCCGGCGCTCATCCTCCCCATGTCGCTGGCGGCCGCGGCCGCGGGGGCGGACGGATTGTTGATTGAAGTCCACCCGAAGCCCGAGCAGGCCATGTGCGATGGGCACCAGGCCCTGACGCCGGAGCGCTTCGAGACGTTGATGCGGCGGCTGCCAGCCGTGCTAGACGCGGTGGACCGACACCTTTGGAGGCCGGAGAGTCCGGCCCAGGTCGTGAGGGCGCGATGAGTACCGAAGTCCGTGAGATGTTCTCTTCCATCGCCACGAAGTACGACGTGACGAACGAGGTCCTCTCCTTCGGCATCCACCGGCTGTGGCGCCGGAAGGCCGTCCGGCTCAGCGCGGCCAAGGAAGGTGACCGGGTCCTCGACTGCGCGTCGGGAACGGGCGACCTGGCCCTGGTCTTCAAGCGGAAGGTGGGCACCTCCGGCCGCGTCGTCGGCACCGACTTCTGCCCGGAGATGCTGGAGAGCGCTCCCGCCAAGGCGGAGAAGGCGGGCCTCCAGGTGGAGTTCCAGGTGGCGGACGCCATGGACCTCCCCTTCGCGGCCAACAGCTTCGACGTGGCATCCATCTCCTTCGGCATCCGCAACGTGGATGACCCGGTGAAGTGCCTCAAGGAGATGGCGCGGGTGGTCCGGCCCGGCGGCCGCGTGATGGTGCTGGAGTTCGGCCAGCCGACGGGCGTTTTCGGCGCGCTGTTCCGCTTCTACAGCAAGACGGTCATGCCCGCGGTGGGTGGCCTGCTGACGGGCAACCGCGCCGCGTATCAGTACCTGCCGCGGACCTCCGCCAACTTCCCCGCGGGCGACAAGTTCCTGGAGCTCATGGACCAGTCCGGCGCGTACGCGGAGCGGGCGGCGCACCCCCTCACGTTCGGCACCGCCTACATCTATGTCGGCACCGTCCGCTGAACAGCGGCGGCACCTCGTCGAAGAGATACTGTCCTCGGTGGATCCCCGGCTCGCGCCGGGACTGAGGGAGGCGGTCGCCCGCCCGGGGCCCGCCCACTACCCTGTCGTTGGACAGACGGTGGTGATTGCCGGGCACCGGAGCGCGGGCAAGTCGCGCCTGCTGCCCATGCTGGCGCGGATGCTCGCCCGCCCCGGGTTGGACCTGGACGCGCACCTGGAGCGCCTGCATGGGCGTCCGCTGCGGACCTGGGTGGCCGAAGCGCCCCAGGCGTTCCGAGCCGCCGAGCGCCAGGCCCTGCTGGAGCTGCCGCCCGGAGGGCTGGTGGCCGTGGGCGGCGGTTTCCTGTCGCACCACCCCAGCGCGCTGACCGGGCTGTTCACCCTGGTCGTCCCCGTGTGCTTCGACACGTACCGTGAGCGCCTGCTCGCGGACCAGACGCGCCCGCGCCTGCGTGCCGGGGTGTCGCTCGAAGAAGAACTGGCCACCGTGTTCCATGAGCGCGAGGCGCTTCACGCCCGCGTACCCACCGTGGCCCTGGAGGACTTCCTCCGGGGCTGCCTTGCCTCCGAGGTGCCCCTGTGACGCCCGCCCGGCGCGTCGTCACCCTGCCCCCCACCGTGCTCGGCGACGACGCCGTCCGCTTCGCGCGTGACGGCCAGCGCCGGGGCGCGGAGGTCCTGGAGATTCGCACGGACCTGCACGCACCGGATGCCGTGTCGCCCGAGGCGCTGGCCGCGGTGCTGCCCCTGCTCGTCTCCGAGCGCGGCAAGCCGGTGCCAGACGCGTGGGCCGCCGCCGCGTGGCGCGTGGACCGGGACCTGCTGGATGCGTCGGGACAGCACGCATCGCTGGCGGCGCCGCCGGGCAAGCTGCTCGCCTCGCACCACGCCAGCCGCCCCTTGTCCACGGAGGAGGCCCTCCAGCTCTGGGAGCGGGAAGTCCCCGCGGATGCCCTGGTGAAACACGTGGAGCCCATGACGGACCCGGCCCACGTGCGCACGCTGCTGGAGACGCAGCGGCGGATGGTGGAGCGCTTCGGCGTCACGCGCGTCACGGTGCTGGGCATGGGCGCGGTGGCGCTGCCCACGCGGACGCTGCTCGCTCGAAACAACGTCCTCGACTACGTCGCCACCGGAGGCACCTGGGCCGCGGCGCCGGGGCAGCGGCTGCTCGACGATGTCGTGCGCGAGCTGCGCGGCGCGGACCGGTACACGCTGGAGCCGCCGCTGCGCCTGGGCATCCTGGGGACGTCCATCGTCCACTCGCGCTCACCGCGCATCCACCGTCAGCCCTTCGACCGCATCGACCTGCCCGAGGACGGTCCCGTCGAGGCCATGGTGGACGCGCTGCTGCCGCACTACGCGGGCTTCGCTGTCACCAGCCCGTTCAAGCTCCGGCTGGCGAAGCACACCGGTTCGGCGCTGGACGCCATCAACACGCTCGTCCGCCGGGGCACCCGGTGGGAGTCCTTCAACACCGACACGTTCGGGGCGCACAAGGTGCTCGAACGACTCGGGGCCCGAGAAGTCTTCGTCCTGGGAGACGGCGGCGCCACGGCGGCGCTCCGCACCATGGCGAAGGACACGGGCTGCACTTTGCGCGTCTTGCGACGCGCGGACATCCAGGCGCCTCTCACAGGGGCGGGCGTCTGGACCTGGCCCGACAGGGTCCCCGCTCCTGACGACCTGCGCTTCGACGGAGCCCGTGTGGCGGTCATCGCCTACGGTGCTCCGGGACGGCGCATCGCCGCGGAGATTGTCCGCCGCGGCGGCACCCCCGTCCTGCTGGGCGCGGCCTGGTTCATCGCCCAAGCCCGGCAGCAGCGACAACTCTGGGAGTCCGCGACATGAATACCTTCGGCGAACTGTTTCGCCTGACGACGTTCGGTGAGAGCCACGGTCCCGCGCTGGGCGCGGTGCTGGACGGATGCCCTGCCGGCGTGCCCCTGACGCGCGAGCAGATTCAAGTCGCGCTGGACCGCCGCAGGCCCGGCCAGTCCACCATCACCACCGCGCGCAGCGAGCCGGACCAGGTGGAGATTCTCTCCGGTGTCTTCGAGGACAAGACGCTGGGCACGCCCATCGCGGCCATCGTGCGCAACACGAACCAGCGCTCCGGCGACTATGAGAAGCTGAAGGCCCAGGACCGGCCCGGCCACGCGGACGCCGTGTGGCGCGAGCGCTTCAAGCACCGCGACCACCGAGGCGGTGGCCGGACCAGCGGGCGCGAGACGCTCTGCCGCGTCATCGGTGGCGCCATCGCGGAGGCGTACCTCCAGCGCGACCTGCCCTCCATCCGCACCGTCGCGTACGTGTCGCAGGTGGGAGACCTCGTGGCCGCGGTGCCGGCGCCGGGCCTCACGCGCGAGCACGTGGACGCCCACGCCACGCGCTGCCCGGACACGAACATCCGCGACGAGATGTCACGCCGCATCCTCGCCGCGAAGGAGGCCGGTGACAGCCTGGGCGGCGCCATCGACGTGCGCGTGGAAGGCCTGCCCGTGGGCCTGGGCGAGCCCATCTTCGGCAAGCTCAAGGCGCGCATCGCGCAGGCGCTGGGCAGCATCGGCGCCGTCACGGGCGTTGTCTGGGGCCCGCCGGACCTGCTGGAGCGCATTGGCCAGCCCGGCATCCAGTTCCACGCGGTGAAGGACGCGTACGGCGGCATCCAGGGCGGTCTCGCCAACGGGGAGCCGATGCAGATCCGCACCTTCTTCAAGCCTCCTGCCACCCTGCAGGAGCACGCGAAGGGCGGCCGACACGACCCGTGCATCATGCCGCGCGCGGTGCCGGTGCTGGAGGCCATGGTGTCGCTGGTCATCGCCGACCTCGTCCTCCACCTCAACGCCAGGCCCCACACCCTATGAGCCCGCTCCCTCCTGGCGCCTACCGTCCGTCCACCGACCGCTGGGGCACCTTCGCCCGGCTCGCCAAGGGCCTGCCCGAGGGCAGCATCGCCGTGGTGGACCGCACCGTCGCGAAGCTCCACCCCACCCTGCTGCCCACGCTGGCGTCGCGAAACCCTCGCGCCATCATCCAGCTCACGGGCGGCGAGAGCGCCAAGACGTTCACCGCGCTGGAGAAGGTCCTCGCCAGCAGCCTGGCCCTGCCGCGCTCCGGCACGTTGCTCGCGGTGGGCGGCGGCACCATCGGTGACGTGTCGACCGTGGCCGCGCACGTCCTCAAGCGCGGGGTGCGGCTGGTGCAGGTGCCCACCACGCTGCTCGCGGCGGTGGACAGCAGCGTCGGCGGCAAGGGCGCGGTGGACATGACGGTGCGCGGGCGCGTGGTGAAGAACCCGGCCGGCGTCTTCCACTACGCGGACGTAGGCTGGGTCTGCCCCGAGTTCTTCGACACCCTCTCCGACGCCCAGCGGCGCGAAGGCGCGCTGGAGGCCTGGAAGATGGTGGTCAGCCTCGACGCGCCGCTCTTCCGCCGCTACGTGCGCAAGCCGCCCGCGATGGAGAAGCTGGTCAAGGACGCCCGCGCCATCAAGGAGCGCGTCTGCGCCGAGGACCCGTATGAGCAAGCCGGCCTGCGGCGCGTGCTCAACTTCGGCCACAC
This genomic window from Myxococcus hansupus contains:
- the aroF gene encoding 3-deoxy-7-phosphoheptulonate synthase — protein: MGGSVGGKRPDEPAGSGRAPGALRVLRAERPEGTRVRVGPVEFGGPGFVVMAGPCAVEGAEQVQHAASVVAAAGAHVLRGGVFKPRTSPYAFQGMGEPGLHVLAEAGKRHGMPIISEVMEQAQIPLMEESTDILQVGARNMQNYSLLRALGKVRKPVLLKRGLAATLQEWLLAAEYILDGGNEAVMLCERGIRTFETELRNTLDLAAVAWAKQRTHLPVIVDPSHATGDPALILPMSLAAAAAGADGLLIEVHPKPEQAMCDGHQALTPERFETLMRRLPAVLDAVDRHLWRPESPAQVVRAR
- the ubiE gene encoding bifunctional demethylmenaquinone methyltransferase/2-methoxy-6-polyprenyl-1,4-benzoquinol methylase UbiE; this encodes MSTEVREMFSSIATKYDVTNEVLSFGIHRLWRRKAVRLSAAKEGDRVLDCASGTGDLALVFKRKVGTSGRVVGTDFCPEMLESAPAKAEKAGLQVEFQVADAMDLPFAANSFDVASISFGIRNVDDPVKCLKEMARVVRPGGRVMVLEFGQPTGVFGALFRFYSKTVMPAVGGLLTGNRAAYQYLPRTSANFPAGDKFLELMDQSGAYAERAAHPLTFGTAYIYVGTVR
- the aroC gene encoding chorismate synthase codes for the protein MNTFGELFRLTTFGESHGPALGAVLDGCPAGVPLTREQIQVALDRRRPGQSTITTARSEPDQVEILSGVFEDKTLGTPIAAIVRNTNQRSGDYEKLKAQDRPGHADAVWRERFKHRDHRGGGRTSGRETLCRVIGGAIAEAYLQRDLPSIRTVAYVSQVGDLVAAVPAPGLTREHVDAHATRCPDTNIRDEMSRRILAAKEAGDSLGGAIDVRVEGLPVGLGEPIFGKLKARIAQALGSIGAVTGVVWGPPDLLERIGQPGIQFHAVKDAYGGIQGGLANGEPMQIRTFFKPPATLQEHAKGGRHDPCIMPRAVPVLEAMVSLVIADLVLHLNARPHTL
- a CDS encoding shikimate kinase, encoding MDPRLAPGLREAVARPGPAHYPVVGQTVVIAGHRSAGKSRLLPMLARMLARPGLDLDAHLERLHGRPLRTWVAEAPQAFRAAERQALLELPPGGLVAVGGGFLSHHPSALTGLFTLVVPVCFDTYRERLLADQTRPRLRAGVSLEEELATVFHEREALHARVPTVALEDFLRGCLASEVPL
- a CDS encoding 3-dehydroquinate synthase; its protein translation is MSPLPPGAYRPSTDRWGTFARLAKGLPEGSIAVVDRTVAKLHPTLLPTLASRNPRAIIQLTGGESAKTFTALEKVLASSLALPRSGTLLAVGGGTIGDVSTVAAHVLKRGVRLVQVPTTLLAAVDSSVGGKGAVDMTVRGRVVKNPAGVFHYADVGWVCPEFFDTLSDAQRREGALEAWKMVVSLDAPLFRRYVRKPPAMEKLVKDARAIKERVCAEDPYEQAGLRRVLNFGHTFGHVLESVSHFKLAHGDGVGLGMLLALDVGRHLGVTPEPVAAEVEAALAQGPGVLGRERAAALLRRAPMKDIRALLTADKKAGAKGELRMVLLTGIGTTEVRDVTEPEWRALWPAWTKGVRP